The genomic window TGGTATGATTGACCCGGCTATGGATGCTGGCATGAATGATCCATTTATGGCTGCTGGGCTAGATGAACTTTGTAACCAGCTAGCATACAGAATAGATACATTCAATCAACTTGTTGGCTTACTCGATATAGAGTGGACTGCTTTAAAAAATGAAGTAGCTGATAGATATGCCGAAATGGGTAATATTATAAGTTTCGCTGATACTGCTCACGCTACGCAAAATAACTGCTATAACAAAATGAAACAAACATACATATGTAGTGGTGCAAGTATGAAGAGTAGTCAGTATGCAAGAGATTTTTCAACTAATACTGCTATAAATAAAATGCATTACGATAAAGCTTTAATAGATGCTGAACTAAGAATACCTTTAGATGCTATGTTAACTACTATCATCAATACCGAGAATAGTATTGATGATGCAGATGAAGCCGTACAGAATGCTTGCAATCCAGCAGAAGATGCTGTAGCCATTACTTTAGCTGGGGCTCAGGTTGGTATGGCGGAGGCGAGTATGGACATGCTTCATGGGCAATTAGGAGATTTACAAACTAAATTTGTTGATAGATCTTCAAGATTTGATTTTGCTTATAACGGATTCAAAACTAGAATAACTAATTTACTAAATACAGCAAATAACGTAATGGCTGCTCACGCACCAAATACAAAAGCGACAATATATGCTGAATGTGCAGGCAGACCTAATAGACCGCGTAACCTGAATATATGGGTATTTGGTGAGAAATTGAGAAGAGACGCTGTGAACGGCTGCTTAAATCAATTAGGGGCAGATGTAGGTAATTTAATCTAAATACTCTTCAATAGACTTCCTGCGTAAGTCACTATTATCTCCACTGGCGGAACACATGCTCCGCATGGTTCCGTCTTTTTTTATTGAAACGCATCAAAAAAATTTTTTACTAAGGGTGGAATAGCCTTGGATTGTGGGTTCCATTTAGTTGGGGTCAAATGTAATAGAACTCCGCTGTTTGCCATCCACAAAGCCTTTTGGTATGCAAGAGGAGTAAGTGGAGCATTAGCATGTGGCATTTTATTTTTGTGATTTAATTGAACTTTTTCTTTTCTTAAAAATTGCACTAATTCACTAGAGCGTGCGTTATGCAAAAGATTATTGTCAGTAGTTATTGTAACATTTTGACCAAATCTTCCACCGCCAAGTTCAACTGAAGAGCGAACTTCAGCTAGTTTAACACCACGTTTTTTAATAGCTTCTAAAAGCAATACTGCTTGCTCAGAGCTTAGATTATAAGGTTTCAACGTAACATCTTGTAAGTCTTTCGTTACAATAGCCTTCCTTACTATTAACGCGGTTAAATTATCACCTGATGCAGTATAAGGCTCAGCAAAAACTTTCTGAGGCTTTTTAATTTGTACAATAATTTCTTGTAATCTCGCTATCTCATCCAAACTAATAGCAGTAGCACCAAGTGCTAATGGTTCTCTTAGGATCTTATATGCTTCTGTTACTAACTTAGCGTCTTTAACATCATCAGTTTGCAATGCTGCTGCAGCCTCTGTTCTTGTGTCAGGTTTGGGCTCTTGTGAGCTTGCCGGTTTCGTAAAAGGCAAACCCGCAGCACTAGCCACCAAACCTAAGAAATCTCTTCTGTGTATTGGTTCCATTATTATTATTTACCACAAATTAGCCCTCAAAGTATCCAAAAATGGGAAAAATAACTATATGCTACGACTCAGCTTATTAATTAGTCTTGTGATTGGATCAAATTTTTCCTACCTCAGTGCCAAAGTAGATAAGGATATAGAAAAACAAGTGCTAGAAGTAATAGAAAAAAACCCCGAATTTATTAGTGAGGTTTTGATTAACTATGCCAAAGATAAACAAAAAAATGATGAGGCAGAAAAATTCCAAAAATCCCTCGAAAAAAGATACCAAATCTCCATCGACGACTCACCTAGTGTCGGTAATAAAAATGCTAAATATCAATTAATTGCTTTTGTCGATTTACAGTGTTCATTTTGTAAAAAAGCAGAACTAACTATTTCAAAATTACAAGAAAAATATGGCAAGGATATATTGGTGGTTTATAAAAATTATCCTTTAGCTTTTAATGAAGAAGCTGAGAATGCTTCTAAAGCGGCTCTTGCAGCAAATCTACAAGGTAAATTTAGTGAATACAAAAATAATCTTTATGAGAATCAAGTCTTGTTAGGTGAACATATGTATTTGGAGATAGCCAAAAATTTAAACCTTGATATAGAAAAATTTAACCAAGATAGATCTAGTAAGGCAATTCAAGCACTAATAAACCAAGATAGCAAACAAGCTGAAAAACTCGATATCACAGGTACCCCATGTTTTTTTCTTAACGGCGTTAAGATACCTGGCGCTTATCCAGTAGATTATTTCGAAAAAATAATTGGCAAACTTTAGAACCTGTCTTGAAAGCTCAAGAACAAGGCTTGCTAGAGCCTGCAAGGCGTCCCGATTTGGTTAACACCAACGAGGGGGATCACATAACGCTGTTATTGGGCTTATCCAGCAAGGTTTTGTAAATTCTATTAAAGCTGAAGGACAGGATTGCTTCGTCGCTCCGCTCCTCGCACAATGACACAAAATCAAAAGCTGCCGCTGGAAAGCCCAAGAACGAGGCATGCAAAGCTCCGCAGGAGCGTGTCCGATTTGGCTGTAGCCAATAAGGACTCACGTAACGCCGCAGCTGGAGGTCTGAACAAGGCTTTATTAGAATTTAGATGGCTTGTGCTAACTCGGCACGCTCATTGTCGGTAGCTCTCAGCGCATCATCACCATCAATAGCTTCATCAAAACCAGTACCAGAAGGTATTAATCTACCGATGATCACATTTTCTTTGAGTCCATGTAACCAGTCTAGCTTACCTTTGATAGAAGCCTCAGCCAAGATACGAGTAGTTTCTTGGAAAGATGCTGCTGAGATGAAACTCTCAGTATTCAAACTAGCTTTAGTAAGACCAAGAAGTACAGAAGTATAAGTTGCTTCTTCTTCTCCATCAGTCTTAAGAACCTCA from Cyanobacteriota bacterium includes these protein-coding regions:
- a CDS encoding thioredoxin domain-containing protein; this encodes MSGLGSCELAGFVKGKPAALATKPKKSLLCIGSIIIIYHKLALKVSKNGKNNYMLRLSLLISLVIGSNFSYLSAKVDKDIEKQVLEVIEKNPEFISEVLINYAKDKQKNDEAEKFQKSLEKRYQISIDDSPSVGNKNAKYQLIAFVDLQCSFCKKAELTISKLQEKYGKDILVVYKNYPLAFNEEAENASKAALAANLQGKFSEYKNNLYENQVLLGEHMYLEIAKNLNLDIEKFNQDRSSKAIQALINQDSKQAEKLDITGTPCFFLNGVKIPGAYPVDYFEKIIGKL